One window from the genome of Plasmodium relictum strain SGS1 genome assembly, chromosome: 12 encodes:
- the SHMT gene encoding serine hydroxymethyltransferase, putative: MLRMKFGNTKLNLKRYISFDSLRNRSSLKDVDDENFNVMLSYKNNNNINLSVINNILPVYLKECLVNDLNKTIQCNKTVFEMLERRALNAFNLEKKYWGCFINSNSNYVNSNNDYFLLNLYSNLLNYRNKIMHISFSLEKKKDKNNRKCLLDAIYNTIKIENESNINYMQIKNMYEIFIPDIIYIDETNNPYNFEYEFLKNLKDINNCIVIVNISNKANLISHNLISSPFEYSDIVFSYFNENFRACNSQVIFYKKGFRSFDNEGKLISYDFEEKLKNIFFENNLNNIIFSLATSFKLMKTNEFKEYAKQTQKNTSTLFKYINKEYFNVHYSGNNSFLNLNSSNYSFNIQEFYALCTKLNIYFDVLKPTKFIQKSFNIGSNYLTSLGLLDNDMKIVADFINQSASLYFYIKQKENLSNEKFINYINNPTSSDILSLANDIFCFISSFPSIHSC, encoded by the coding sequence ATGCTTCGAATGAAATTTGGAAATACAAAGTTAAATTTGAAAAGATATATCAGTTTTGATTCTTTAAGAAATAGAAGTAGCTTAAAAGATGTAGatgatgaaaattttaatgttaTGTTGTCATACAAAAACaataataacataaattTGTCagtaattaataatattctcCCTGTATATTTGAAAGAATGCTTAgttaatgatttaaataaaaccATCCAATGTAATAAAACTGTTTTTGAAATGTTGGAAAGAAGAGCACTAAATGcttttaatttagaaaaaaaatattgggGGTGTTTTATTAATAGTAATAGTAATTATGTAAATTCAAACAAtgattattttcttttaaatctATATAGCAATTTGCTaaattatagaaataaaattatgcATATTAGTTTttcattagaaaaaaaaaaagataaaaacaaTCGGAAATGCTTATTAGATGCCATTTATAATAcaattaaaatagaaaatgaaagtaacataaattatatgcaaataaaaaatatgtatgaaatttttatcccagatataatatatatagatgAAACAAATAATCCCTATAATTTTGAATacgaatttttaaaaaatttgaaagatataaataattgtaTTGTAATAGTAAACATAAGTAATAAAGCAAATTTAATTTCTcataatttaatttcttcTCCTTTTGAATATTCTGATATtgtattttcttatttcaaTGAAAATTTTCGTGCATGTAATAGCCaagtaatattttataagaaAGGATTTAGGAGTTTTGATAATGAAGGAAAATTAATATCATATGAttttgaagaaaaattaaaaaatatattttttgaaaataatttaaataatataattttttctttagctACTTCGtttaaattaatgaaaactAATGAATTCAAAGAATATGCAAAGCAAACACAGAAAAATACATCtactttatttaaatatattaataaagagtatTTTAATGTTCATTATTCTGGTAATAATAGCttcttaaatttaaattcttCTAATTATTCTTTCAATATACAAGAATTTTATGCTTTATGCACAaaactaaatatatattttgatgTTTTAAAACCAACTAAATTTATTCAAAAATCTTTTAATATAGGATCAAACTATTTAACTAGCTTAGGTTTATTAGATAATGATATGAAAATAGTAGCAGATTTTATTAATCAATCTgcttctttatatttttatataaaacaaaaagaaaatttgtCAAATGAAaagtttataaattatataaacaaTCCCACATCATCTGATATTTTGTCTCTTGCTaatgatattttttgttttatttcttcttttccaTCTATTCATAGCTGCTaa
- the ApiAP2 gene encoding transcription factor with AP2 domain(s), putative, protein MDEQNDLRIPILNDESMDESKIIEKKKIIKEENLLNKNDTSNNSDLINKEGSKELIYKKGTKCIESIENDDLYDKTDQKKSEENSVISNDNNLEKNSNNGLNNESKGEYNNINNLNISEKYNKSMSCIDSLNIDQNKDDSNLNISYCYNKENNNVNDETYHKTSLFLEEDTNQTNNLCNINDTIHLYNITELNRTNDIQTLNTVHEKQIVNNKTIISETNNINITNDINSQNLYESNMKDKKKTKKSQLVIKNDNNKEEIIKKEEMSKNVDNHHIANDYSRISKKKEESIYIENTENNNSENGYNDIYNKINLSNKKEENLKNKKNSNNELKDENDFTSINMKNYKNRLENYSELNDFTKKRVQMEIFLHNQINCYDMLLEIRRRVPLWGEYEGNFFFHWRKIMTLNNEELKIFILIFRSLSIETIKHLDFYILKIIIGELDELRKVHEPSYKPFIFTEDNMKNCDLTAQRSSDIYVNMNEFIQPWYMKDNNKSLDIKKFLNSLDILENQKQKSYIIQAMEIPLHIFEMCNKTSKEEKTEAVEATPEINKTSKKVKKDNTKKRENIKVKNLNAPINSRAKKRTGYYALEIDGVIASFEARKGVYYDKSRKLWRANWKENGKIQTKGFSVNEYKSVQLARQKAIEWREKKEAELLL, encoded by the exons ATGGATGAACAAAATGATTTAAGAATTCCtattttaaatgatgaaTCTATGGATGAAAGcaaaattattgaaaaaaaaaaaataataaaagaagaaaatttattaaataaaaatgatacatCTAATAATTctgatttaataaataaagaaggTTCAAAAGAGttgatatataaaaaaggaacAAAATGTATAGAAAGTATTGAAAATGATGATTTATATGACAAAACGGATCAAAAGAAAAGTGAGGAAAATAGCGTTATTTCAAATGAcaataatttagaaaaaaatagtaataatggCTTAAATAACGAAAGTAAAGGAGagtataataatattaacaatttaaatatcagtgaaaaatataataaaagtatgAGTTGTATAGATTCCTTAAATATTGATCAAAATAAAGATGATTCAAATTTGAATATCTCATATTgttataataaagaaaataataatgtaaatgATGAAACATATCATAAAACTTCTCTTTTCTTAGAAGAAGACACTAATcaaacaaataatttatgtaaTATTAATGATACAATTCATTTATACAATATAACAGAATTAAATAGAACAAATGATATACAAACTTTAAATACAGTACATGAGAAACAAattgtaaataataaaactatCATAAGTGaaacaaataatataaatatcacCAATGATATAAACTCTCAGAATTTATACGAAAGTAATATGAAGgataagaaaaaaacaaaaaaaagtcaattagttattaaaaatgataacaATAAGgaagaaattataaaaaaagaagaaatgagTAAGAATGTAGATAATCATCATATAGCGAATGATTATTCAagaatatcaaaaaaaaaagaagaaagtatttatatagaaaatacagaaaataataatagtgaaAATGGatataatgatatatataataaaataaatttatcaaataaaaaagaggaaaatttaaagaataaaaaaaatagcaataatgaattaaaagatgaaaatgattTTACTTCaattaatatgaaaaattataaaaatagattAGAAAATTATAGTGAATTAAAtgattttacaaaaaaaagagtacaaatggaaatatttttacataatcaAATTAATTGTTACGATATGTTATTAGAAATTCGTAGAAGAGTGCCTTTATGGGGGGAATATGaaggaaattttttttttcattggaGAAAAATCATGacattaaataatgaagaattaaaaatatttatattaatatttaggTCATTAAGTATAGAAACTATTAAGCATTtagatttttatattttgaaaataattataggCGAACTGGATGAATTAAGAAAAGTTCATGAGCCTAGTTATAAGCCTTTCATATTTACAGAagataatatgaaaaattgtGATTTAACTGCTCAGAGGAGTTCTGATATTTATGTTAATATGAATGAATTTATACAACCATGGTATAtgaaagataataataaatccTTGGATATcaagaaatttttaaattcattagACATTTTAGAAAAtcaaaaacaaaaatcaTACATTATTCAAGCAATGGAAATACCCTTACATATTTTCGAAATGTGCAATAAAACAagtaaagaagaaaaaacaGAAGCAGTAGAAGCAACAcctgaaataaataaaacttcaaaaaaagttaaaaaagataatactaaaaaaagagaaaatattaaagtgaaaaatttaaatgcaCCAATAAATTCAAGAGCGAAAAAAAGAACAGGATATTATGCTCTTGAAATCGATGGTGTAATTGCATCGTTTGAAGCAAGAAAAGGAGTTTATTATGATAAATCAAGAAAATTATGGAGAGCAAATTGGAAAGAAAATGGTAAAATACAGACAAAGGGATTTTCAGTTAAtg aatataaaTCCGTTCAATTAGCTAGGCAAAAAGCGATTGAATggagagaaaaaaaagaagctGAGCTTTTATTATGA